Below is a genomic region from Rhododendron vialii isolate Sample 1 chromosome 5a, ASM3025357v1.
AAAGAGTTTTTGTAGCTTGTATATGTTTGTGAATATATACAAAGTGAtttttctctcaatctctcggtgtgtgtgtgtttgtgtgcgtAAAGGTGTGGATCGGGATCGGGATCGGGTCTCGACCCAACAGAGGATTGGTGACCTTTGTATCTTTGCACATACTGCAAAGTTGGTCACATGAAACAGAGAACATGAGAACTAGTGAAGTTGGCCGGCCACATTGAAAATTATGACATTTTCGGAATCATTTATTCGATGAGTGTGTAATTTGGATCGAACAAGTTTTAAACGAACAACGGATTTGTGATATTTTTAGATATGTATAGTCCAATTTAAGGGTCATATTTTCTGATAAAATAAACGTGCTCTGGAAGTATTATCAATGCGCATATACAGCTAGCAGCAGGGCAATAATAGATCTTCTTTTTGTTATCATAGGGCAATATCATATCAATAAAAGCTTATTTGAAATTCTCACTTTATGGCTCTGGTCCCTCTTTTTGATACATGACTTAGTACGGCATATGTCATTTTCATCAAGTCATTGGCAGATTTcattttcatgattttcattaccgtccaaaatacttttggacggtccggatgcaAAAACTGGACCAAACTGGTCCGCAGCGACTGGACGGGATCCTTCCCCGAGGTACACCTAAATCATTTGTTGGAGTGACAATGTTTATGAAAAAGTCTAGTAACACAACGTCCGTTTACACCATGTCTATATGGCAGCATTTCCATTGGTGAGTGAATGCAAAGATGAACACTTGCGATTCACACACTCAACGAACCAGACAATACCTCATCGACATATTGTGGAACTTGTTGTGCAACATGTTgctactagattttttttttttttttttatacattgtACCTTTTGCACTGTATTTTGGCATTAAGGgtgatttggattaaaaagtggaacagtaacttttttttttttgtctctattaaaaaaaattcgcattcgttagttttgcatcaaatttttgttacttattgattcgtctcagtgagaggaattgaaaaagtaaatttttttttattgaaactcataattttttttaaaaagacaaagataagtaaaaaaagttgtcttataaaaaattacgagtttcgataaaaaaaaatttacttttccgattcctctcatcgagacgaatcaataagtcacaaaagtttgacaaaaaaaaacaaatgcataatttttttgaataaggataaaaaaataagtcactcaaCTTTTTAACATGAACTCTTCCAGTGTACTACAGTAcattacaaattgaaaatggtTTTACTAACCTCGGTCCACTAGGCAGTGGATAATCCATACTTAATGTCAAACAAAGTTAGGTGTTTCAATGTACTTTTCACaagcagataaaaaaaatacttttcacaaattaaatattgcaGTTTTTCCCTGATATCTACATATCTTTTAGAGATATCAATGCACTTTTTGCACATTAATCATTGTCACTGGGTTGAGATTAGCATTTttcaattaaataaaataactcAGGATCTGGTTAATAGTGTCAGCCCGAATACGATACGATTTTAAGAGGTCGTGTTAGTGTCAACCTACATGAGCCGTTTAAGTTAACATGTGCTTTAACACGAAttcaaaaaaaaccaagaaaaaaatcGAAAAGACAGACACGATATGATAGATGAGCTCCAACTTTTTCACCATGTAGTGGCATTAACATCGGCCCTTCCATCGCACTCCAACATTTCGAGGTGATTAATGTACTTTGATTCTGAGAGGAACGTGGCTTGTCGGACTATAATGTCATGAATTTTCAAGAGTTATAATAGATGTTTTTGTAAATTAGTAATGAAAGTTACATTTATCACATCAAGCAGGACCATTAATTACGATTTTAGCAACCGAAGTTGCCAGGAGACATGGGATTGAAAACTACAAGTGATAAgaatgcctctctctctctctctctctcatgatttTTGGACATCTAAAAATGGGCAAACTATCAATTtctaaaaccaaaccaaaaaagaaaaagaaatcgtGCTAAGTGTaaattatttttcccttttcgaACATGGTTGTCAAGATCTGTAATTTAGGAGTTGGCTCCTTCGTATGAtctcaatttcaaaaattccaAAGTTCCAATTCGGATCCATTGTTTAGTTCCCAATATTGTCAGATGAGCCCTCTGATCCTCTGATTTGCTCACGGTATTTCTCTAATATCATACTTTAAATTTTTGAGAAACAAATAATATAAGAAAAAGGTTCCCATAAGGAAAATATGTATCTATAGGTCTCTTTCGTGtcactaagaagaggatcacaaATTACACACTAATAAAgtcactagctagcaagtgttGTAAGCACGGGCAATTCCAACCGgggtgcgtagtgccgtaggcacgggcaaacactagtGTATCTATAGGTTAGGTGatcaggtgttttttttttttttattgcttattcTTTAAATGGATTGGAGATGGCTTCTCGGCAGTTGGGTTTCCCCAACTGCTGGGTGCAGTTCGTTCTTTTTAAGGCTTTCGTTGGGTCTTTTTTGACgatctaaatcgttcattttgtagagctcgtcgagagctacaacaatacaaaaaaaattgtcttcgATCCATATATTTTTGGAGCACATTTCCCTTGGGTAAAATGGTCTCTGCAACACTAAATCAAATCCAATTCTATTCCGTTTTTCCAAGAAACATGTGCTCCAAAAAGATATGGATCGATATCCGAtgaaaacgtttttttttttttgtggttaagCTCTTGACGAGCTCTATAAAGTGAGCGATTTAGATCATCAAAAAAGACCTGGCACAATCCTTGAAAAGTCGAACTGCATGCAGCAATTGGATTTCCCCAACTGCCGAGAAGCCACCGCCAAATAGATTATTTAAAGCTGATTTATATTACTAAACAAATCAGAAAAGGCAAAAATGGAAAACTACTCCCAAACAAATCAGTTGATTAAAATATAgtaccccccaaaaaaagacGATTAAAATATACTCCGATGTGGACGGCGCTGGAGTGGAGCTGTTCCCAGTCTCGGATTCTTGCCggatttatcttttttttttttttaaacagttgCCGGATTTATCTTAAGGAAATGTTTTCGGTAGGCAATAAATTTTGAGAAAGATCTTGTTATTGACAAGtgaaaattttaataaattgtaGAAGTGTATATAAGTGAAAATTTGTTGAAAAACGTCAAGTGAAAACCACTAACTTATTGTTAAGTGTCAGGTTGTTTCCACTGATCAATAACTTATCGCTCGATATAAATAACAAGCTTAAATATCATGACTTGTTGCCCAaaattgttagtggaaacatGATCTTAATAATCGGTCTCATTCATATCGTAGTTCTAGTTGAAATGTTGTAGTGCGGTTTCAAATCAAGTTAATCGGACATCAATTAGTATACAATCGgaacaaaaacacaaattatAATTGGATTCTGAGCACACTAGATTCGAACCCAGTAAATTCAGCTTTGAGTTATTTTTTTAGCTCGAATTGCATATTAGTATTCAATTAATATGGTTTTAAATCACACTTAAGCATAATGGATGGGGCTTGGTACAAtacatgaagaaaaaaaaaagaattgaaactCTCCATGAATATATCctattattttccttaatatGAATCGATTATATTGAAATAAGTGCAGCGAAAGATCCAAAAAGACTGAAAACTGGTTTAATTTGTTGCTTAATATATACTAATGCAGATGTGATGTATCAAATAAATGCAGATGTGAcgtatcaaataagatttatcaTAGTTTTATTTTACCATTTCAACAATAGAATTTATCGGACATCGATATgtattaattaaataatattttatcttttaaacaatAGATTGTCAAATTTATACTCTGGCAGTTCATAGCTCTTAcaataaatattatttaatcAAAGATGTACCGATATTCGACTATgtggattttgttttttatagATGAAGTACACGTGAACATTTACAAATTGAAGGACTTGAATGATCGGAAGAAATCATAGTGAATCATATTTTGTGTAAAATTTGATAGTTTAGATTAGAATTaacgaataacaaaaaaaaaattgcataaaattaatcatgtaaGAAATCGTCCCAATAGTTGGCcggtaaaataaaaataaaaaatacttctCTATCCTGACCATACGACTACACCCACAACTATGGAGTCTTGTTTTATTTACTCCCTATACAACTCAAAGTGTGGTCCCGTGGTCTTAGCTTGTGATTTAgagatttgttcttttttttaaagtctcaggttcaattttttttatcggtaacTCTTAAGGTATTGGAACGGCGGCTATGAGAGGGATTGTAGGAAATTAGTCTGAGGTATGCCCAAGTTGACCAATTTTCCTTGCCAGCAACTCTTGAAGCATGAGAACGGCTGTAAGAGGTGTTGTAGGGAATTAGTCCGAGATATGCGCAAACTGACCCGAGACATTCtggattacccaaaaaaaatccatggaAACCATGTTccgttaaattttttattttttaagtacttattttctattttatgaaatattgtatatcattttctcataatacattatttttaatttaaaaaataaatatttatttttcataacgAAACGGGCCGGAgtctctctttatatatatatatatactgtatacAACTATACCCACAAAACAAAATGTGCGATCTCGTTGGGAACATGGGAAAATCGCTTGTCGGTGCCGAGAAAGCACCCGATAATTTCCACCACAACATCCACTCATGAAACTGGTGTGACTCACCCCGTCGTCACACACGACAGGTACATTCCCacaaccaccaccgccaccaccaccgccgtcACCGTCCTCACAACAGTTCCCGTCGCCCCCCCACTCTCTCACTCctacctcctctctctctctctccaaaccctctaacccatCTCCAGATCCCCCAACCCCTTCCACACCCACTGCCCCAAAAAGGAGCCCTAAACACTCGATGAAATCCTCGAGCCGGTGGCCGACGATCGGGCTCGTGACGGCGTGGTACGCGTCCAACATCGGAGTCCTGCTCCTGAACAAGTACCTCCTCAGCAACTACGGCTTCAAGTACCCGATCTTCCTCACCATGTGCCACATGACCGCCTGCTCCCTGCTCTCCTACGTCGCCATCGTGTGGATGCGCCTGGTGCCGCTGCAGGCGATCCGGTCCCGGGTCCAGTTCGCCAAGATCGCGACCCTCAGCCTCGTGTTCTGCACGTCCGTCGTCAGCGGGAACGTCTCGCTGAGGTACCTACCCGTGTCGTTTACCCAGGCCGTGGGGGCCACGACGCCGTTCTTCACCGCGGTTTTCGCGTACCTGATGACGGTGAAGAGGGAGGCCTGGCTCACGTACTTGACGCTCTTGCCTGTTGTTACCGGGGTTGTTATTGCCAGTGGGGTAAACTCCTTTTCccatatttcaattttttgttgttgttgttgttgtgaatTGGGTTATTTTGGATATTCTTCGAGCTTGGTTGTTGTTATTGGGGAAGAATTGGTGGTTGAAGTGGCAGAGATGCAGGATTTAAACTTAGCGAGAGCCGAACCTTTTTTCTTTAAACTCAGTTGTTCAGGTCAGCATACACGAACCTTAACTAATCTTGAGGaaccaatcccaccgcccacttgcAGGGGTCCCAATTAAAGGCAGAGCAAAGCCATATATGGACTGTCCCCAAAGGAATTGATAGGTTTGGgaattgatagcacctaagaggtttcgaacttgagacctGGGAGGAAGCAAACCCCTAAATCTCAagccttgaccactaggccaatCCCTTGGGGAACAGTGGGACAACACGCGAGCGTGAAAGCGTCTTTTAAAATATCTCTAAGTACTAAAGTTTGCGAGATAGAGGATTGAGAATGTGAGTGCAGAGAGAGGATTGGAGCGGAGGGCCTTACTTAAGGATTTCGTGACTAAGGCCCAAACCACATCATGGATGTACATTGATTTATGAACAGCATATTCCATAGTTGAATACGGGTACTTGTTAGGTTCGAGGACAAAACGAGATTCTGTTTTATATGTAGCCCCACTTAATTTACACACAATGgatgataacttgaaattttacgGTGTTTATTCCACAAAATATAGgaatttgaagattttgttttCACCCAAGGAATTTGCTGGGGCCAATCTCAAAGGACTTCTTCAAAAACAATCTGAAAAACTAGTATAATTGGTGGAGTTATTTGGAGATGTCAAGGGGCACGGGCATCCCCGGCACGCATTGTGTTTGCCCCTGGGTGGTTGGAATCTGTTTGAATTGCAGAGTTTATTCACTCTTCTTATGGAACCAACTCTTCTTGGGCAAAGAATTAATTGGGTTTTAATGGTTTTGAATGTGATACAGCTTGCATAACTAGTAAATTGGAGGGCTTCCTTCCTTGGTTTTAagttgtttttttgtgttttttgattCCGTAGTTCTTAAATCTATGTTTTGCATATGATTTTCACTCCTTGGAAAAGGTGCTTTTGTAATTCTTCATGTTTGGTGAAACTGAAGAATAATGAACTATAAAGAAAATGTATTCGGTTTATctcaattttttattgctttctgtCTATACTACTCTTATCTTTATGGGAAATGGGGATGGTGTTGAGGTTTAGAAAACATCTTCAATTTATCAGTGTGGTATCACTAACATCTTTGAAGGTTAGGACCTTTTTGCGGAAATGAGTTCTAAAAAGTTTTGGGCCGTGGCCAATAATGTATCTAAGAACCTCCTAGATGTATTGATATTGCACATTCTAAGTGTAGGAATATgtggttttcttttcaagatatcatgacttgGGCTAGATATATTAGTTCATCAAAGACTAATTAATAATGCCAAGAGATAAATCCCTGCTTTTCTATACAAGGATTGtacaaaagctcccatcttcGTAAGGAGCGGGCTGGAGCGggctcccgtcaagctccttagttgggagTGCAAAGATTGCACTCTTGAGGTGGGAGCGGCACCACTTTAGAAGCTCCCTGCAACTAAGGGCGAGACAGATTATGCTGCCATGATTCACCCATTCCTATTGCTATTCCTTTAATATTTCTGGCTCATAGGAGTATTTGTTGGATACTTCACCAAAGTGTTACCAGTTAGCGCATAAGTGGTTGTAGCTCACTCGATATGATCGTACGAGATCACAGTTCACCCAAGAACTGTGAACAGGCATTGAGGATTGGATGTGTGGAAGAGAGCCACATTTATAGCTAGTCATCCTCGGTGAAGATGAATGCTTCCATAACAATGACTTTAAATGACAACCATAGTCAATATGGGATTGTTGAGATTTTGAGTGTGGGTCATTCCTGTGTAAAACCGGTGATGAGATTTGAGTTCATGTTTGCATAAGCAGGTTTGGATTGAGACACAATATCCAGTtctttgtttcccttttttatttCCTTCAAAACTGATGATATCATGAATAGACGGTCTTGGAATGTTTCAAAAGGTACCGCTAATGTTGTCTTATTACCTCTTTGTCGTGTGTTGCAGGGTGAACCAAGTTTTCATCTATTTGGTTTTATAGTGTGCGTTGGTGCTACGGCTGCAAGGGCATTAAAGTCAGTGCTTCAAGGGATTTTGCTGTCCTCTGAAGGGTAAGGACTACTTTTGTTCTGTATTTTTACCAAATTTTAGAGATCTTGGGGCCATTATTTTTAGTACGCAACTATCTATCTACTTGTCTTACTAAAAACTCAGACTGTACGTATTGTTATTGTTCTCCAGGGAAAAGCTGAATTCTATGAACCTTCTGCTGTACATGGCACCAATGGCTGTGGTATTTTTACTTCCTGCGACACTGCTTATGGAGGAAAATGTGGTTGGGATCACGATAGCTCTTGCCAGAAATGATATCAAAATAGTATGGTATCTACTATTCAATTCTGCCTTGGCATATTTTGTAAACTTGACCAATTTCTTGGTCACTAAAAGCACCAGCGCTTTGACTCTCCAGGTATGCCCCATTGTCCCAGAAAATCTTCTCTTGGTTTATAGTTTAATACTTTCATATTATGTGTATGTTATGTGGTCATTTTAGTGAAATTCATAAAGGACATGGGACTTCGTAAGCACGTTGATGACCTAAGCTAATTTAGTAACTTTGTGTTTGTCATTGTTACTTTATCAATCTATATGAGGACCAATTCTACCTTTCAGTGTTAATTGCCTCTTATATAGCAAAGGCAAGGCCTAAGACTATGAATAATGGTTTACTGTTAAGTCATCCAAGGAATGGCAATGGGGCGGATATTAGGATATCCGTACTGGTGTACCCAGTATCCGAATAACCTACCTGAATCCGCCCAGATTCCCATTGGAGATTTGGTAACCTATCCCATAACATACCCAACAGGGTTCCCGGAACAGAACGGGTAACTGTATCATTGCCCAAAGCACTAAGAAACCTTCCATCTGCCTCAGGCTATCAAATATTCCTCCTCATTCCAATTGTGTTTCCGCTttaccgatgtgggactcataTTATCAAACCCCTTTATTTATACTTTCCTCTCCAATGGTGAATGATGATTTCTCCAAAGGTGAATCAtcagtttcttctctctcttttctaatCCTCTTTGTTTGTGGGACTCATATTTGAAATCGATTCCAGTTTTTTCGCGATTGTCTCAAAACTGCTTATATCTCTTCAAATTAACTCAACAAAAAGACAGATTAAACCATAGAAACGGAATCAGTCCAACaaattagattaaaaaaatgatacaaattGAAACTAGCCCCTCTAGATCTCATTCTTCCCCCATTGACGCTGATTCTGCTCAGCTTCTTAAGCTTGTCCATGGTTATAGCACCTGTGattttgatttgtatttgagctCATAATCGTTAATGGAGAAAGTGCAGGTGCTGTTTAGTGCGCCTTTAATTTTGGGGGGATGATTTTACACAGATTCTACACAGAAACCCTATATCGGTTTGAGCAACAGATaaaaccataaccgaaccgatAACCAATCGGTTATCCATGGCCTCTACCATAACCATACGCACACGGGAAAAAATTGGTTATGGTTTGAGGAAAAGAGAGCGGttcggttcgggtacccatcggttcggtaTATATTGCCATCCCTAAGTCATCCATTCAAAGTACCTTGATCAGTTATTCACCCTAGTGACCAGACAAGTTTTCATGTTAATCTGATGACGTTCTGTGTGCGCATTTGACCCATGATGTTCATCTCATGCATGGGATTATGATCTGTTGGTCTATTCTTTGTGCTAGAACTAGCAAAATCTCCACATATAGTTGCTGTTGGTAGCTAGTTGAATGTTATAGCATGAACAGTTGATTTTATCCTCTTGTGCtgtaaatttttatgtgatgcAGTTTAGACACCGTCACACCGCTACTAATATACCCCACAATGCAGAAACAGAATTTCCTTATCCTTTCCTATTTGATAAATGTGTTGCACTAAAATCAGTCTGGAAAGTAATAAAGGATCAAGAAAGAAATTAGTTAAATTGTAATTAGTACAGGAAAACCCAATCTCGCAACGGAAAAAAGGCCATATAAATATGAAATTCTAAGATTGAGCTTGGAACCTAAGACTGTTTAGTCAACACGTACTCTGAGAAATTGAGAATAACTTACAAAGGATGTGCTAGATTTGTCTTCAGAGAATTCTCAATGCAAGTGGCTTTTATGTTACTTTGTTGATTTTAGTGATAGTTTCTATAGGTATCCACTCTATTACTGACAAATCAGCAAGGAGAACCGTAggtttaaaataaaaacttattgtCAATATCTTaccttttcctctctttttttcttttgtttaatcAAGTTTTTAATTGCTGTCAGCGCTTCAGTTTGGTCCTACTGGTA
It encodes:
- the LOC131326764 gene encoding probable sugar phosphate/phosphate translocator At3g11320; the encoded protein is MKSSSRWPTIGLVTAWYASNIGVLLLNKYLLSNYGFKYPIFLTMCHMTACSLLSYVAIVWMRLVPLQAIRSRVQFAKIATLSLVFCTSVVSGNVSLRYLPVSFTQAVGATTPFFTAVFAYLMTVKREAWLTYLTLLPVVTGVVIASGGEPSFHLFGFIVCVGATAARALKSVLQGILLSSEGEKLNSMNLLLYMAPMAVVFLLPATLLMEENVVGITIALARNDIKIVWYLLFNSALAYFVNLTNFLVTKSTSALTLQVLGNAKGAVAVVISILIFKNPVSVTGMLGYALTVIGVILYSEAKKRSK